Proteins from one Lachnospiraceae bacterium KGMB03038 genomic window:
- a CDS encoding radical SAM protein, which translates to MTIPKSLKDFGIKQALHYLEKNPEENIPKLMELVDRFSPEGWYESQRRAIRKGIEEKGNWYQLILRLYELDPGVRETFFENFILNASLKGSALQEETAEKNNCNVPWAILLDPTSACNLRCTGCWAAEYGHKLNLSLETIDSIIRQGKEMGTYMYIYTGGEPMVRKKDLIRLCEMHPDCEFLAFTNGTLIDDAFCQEMLRVKNFVPAISLEGFEEANDGRRGAGVYQKVTHAMELLKKNKLPFGISACYTSKNFEDISSEKFYDMIIENGALFIWYFHYMPVGNAAAPELLPTPEQREEMYRRIRHYRQTKPIFGMDFQNDGEYVGGCIAGGRRYLHINAKGAVEPCVFIHYSNVNIHDCTLLEALKSPIFQAYHDNQPFNSNHLRPCPMLENPERLRALVKETGAVNTDYQDPETADHLCDKCEPYADNWKPTADRLWKERHPA; encoded by the coding sequence ATGACGATACCAAAGAGTTTAAAAGATTTTGGAATTAAACAGGCGTTGCATTATCTGGAAAAAAATCCAGAAGAGAATATTCCTAAATTAATGGAACTGGTGGACCGGTTTTCGCCGGAGGGATGGTATGAAAGCCAGCGCCGCGCTATCCGGAAAGGAATTGAAGAGAAGGGGAACTGGTATCAGTTGATCCTGAGATTGTATGAATTGGACCCGGGTGTGCGGGAAACTTTTTTTGAAAACTTTATCCTGAATGCCAGCTTAAAAGGAAGCGCTCTCCAGGAAGAGACAGCGGAAAAGAATAACTGCAATGTGCCATGGGCCATTCTTCTGGATCCGACTTCGGCCTGCAACCTGCGCTGTACGGGGTGTTGGGCGGCAGAGTATGGACATAAGCTGAACTTAAGCCTGGAGACCATCGATTCGATCATCCGACAGGGCAAGGAAATGGGAACCTATATGTATATTTACACAGGCGGAGAACCAATGGTACGCAAGAAAGATCTGATCCGCCTGTGCGAGATGCATCCGGATTGTGAGTTCCTGGCTTTTACTAACGGCACGTTGATCGACGATGCGTTCTGTCAGGAGATGCTCCGGGTAAAGAATTTCGTCCCAGCCATCAGTCTGGAAGGATTTGAAGAAGCCAACGATGGAAGAAGAGGAGCGGGCGTTTACCAGAAGGTAACCCATGCGATGGAACTTTTGAAAAAAAATAAACTGCCTTTTGGAATCTCTGCCTGCTATACCAGCAAGAATTTTGAAGACATCAGCAGCGAAAAATTCTATGATATGATCATCGAAAACGGGGCTTTGTTCATCTGGTATTTCCATTATATGCCGGTAGGAAACGCGGCCGCGCCGGAACTGCTCCCCACACCGGAGCAAAGAGAAGAGATGTACCGCAGGATCCGCCATTACCGTCAGACCAAACCAATCTTTGGCATGGACTTCCAGAATGACGGCGAGTATGTAGGCGGCTGCATCGCCGGAGGGAGGCGTTATCTGCATATTAACGCAAAAGGGGCTGTGGAACCTTGTGTATTTATCCACTATTCCAATGTGAACATCCATGACTGTACCCTTTTGGAAGCATTGAAAAGCCCGATCTTCCAAGCGTATCATGATAACCAGCCCTTTAACAGCAACCATCTGCGGCCCTGCCCTATGCTGGAGAACCCAGAACGGCTGCGGGCGCTGGTAAAAGAGACAGGAGCAGTCAATACGGATTATCAGGATCCGGAGACAGCTGATCATCTTTGCGATAAGTGTGAGCCATACGCGGATAACTGGAAACCAACGGCGGATCGATTATGGAAAGAAAGACATCCGGCATAG